In Seriola aureovittata isolate HTS-2021-v1 ecotype China chromosome 17, ASM2101889v1, whole genome shotgun sequence, a genomic segment contains:
- the csnk1da gene encoding casein kinase I, producing MELRVGNRYRLGRKIGSGSFGDIYLGTDISVGEEVAIKLECVKTKHPQLHIESKIYKMMQGGVGIPTIKWCGAEGDYNVMVMELLGPSLEDLFNFCSRKFSLKTVLLLADQMISRIEYIHSKNFIHRDVKPDNFLMGLGKKGNLVYIIDFGLAKKYRDARTHQHIPYRENKNLTGTARYASINTHLGIEQSRRDDLESLGYVLMYFNLGSLPWQGLKAATKRQKYERISEKKMSTPIEVLCKGYPSEFATYLNFCRSLRFDDKPDYSYLRQLFRNLFHRQGFSYDYVFDWNMLKFGANRAVEDAERERREREERLRHSRNPGARGMASASGRARAAQDVAAPSPLNPASHTGMEKERKVSMRLHRGAPVNISSSDLTGRQDTSRMSTSQALSRVTPSGLQSAAPR from the exons ATGGAGTTGAGAGTGGGAAACCGATACAGACTGGGCAGGAAAATTGGAAGTGGATCATTTGGAGATATCTACCTGG GTACTGATATCTCTGTTGGAGAGGAGGTTGCCATCAAATTGGAATGTGTGAAGACCAAACACCCGCAGCTCCACATAGAGAGCAAAATCTACAAGATGATGCAGGGTGGAG TGGGTATTCCAACGATAAAGTGGTGTGGCGCCGAGGGGGACTACAATGTGATGGTGATGGAACTGCTGGGACCCAGTCTGGAGGATCTGTTCAACTTCTGCTCTCGGAAGTTCAGCCTCAAGACGGTCCTGCTGCTGGCCGACCAGATG ATCAGCCGTATTGAATACATCCACTCCAAGAACTTCATCCACAGAGATGTGAAGCCAGACAACTTTCTGATGGGGCTGGGTAAGAAAGGCAACCTGGTGTACATCATCGACTTCGGCCTGGCCAAGAAATACCGCGATGCCCGCACGCATCAGCACATCCCCTACCGCGAGAACAAGAACCTGACCGGCACCGCCCGCTACGCCTCCATAAACACACATCTGGGCATCG AACAGTCCAGACGGGACGACTTGGAGTCACTGGGATACGTCCTCATGTACTTCAACCTGGGTTCTCTGCCCTGGCAAGGCCTGAAAGCAGCCACCAAAAGGCAGAAGTACGAACGCATCAGTGAGAAGAAGATGTCCACACCCATTGAGGTCCTCTGCAAAGGCTACCCAT CCGAATTTGCCACCTACTTGAACTTCTGCCGCTCTCTGCGGTTTGATGACAAACCCGACTACTCGTATCTGCGCCAGCTCTTCAGGAACCTCTTCCACAGACAGGGCTTCTCCTATGACTACGTCTTCGACTGGAATATGCTCAAATTT ggtgccAACAGGGCCGTGGAGGACGCAGAGAGGGAGCGTCGGGAGCGGGAGGAGAGGCTGAGGCACAGTAGGAACCCCGGAGCCAGGGGCATGGCCTCGGCCTCGGGAAGAGCCAGGGCAGCTCAGGACGTCGCAGCCCCCTCCCCACTAAACCCTGCctcacacacag GtatggagaaagagaggaaagtgagCATGCGTCTTCATCGTGGAGCACCTGTCAACATCTCCTCCTCAGACCTGACGGGGCGCCAGGACACATCCCGCATGTCCACctcacag GCTCTGTCCCGGGTCACACCCAGTGGCCTCCAGTCTGCAGCTCCACGGTGA